The genomic region CAAGACCCCGCGCCTTGCGGTGAAACCCTGAACCACCCTGCCGGGTGGATGCCTACAATGGACTGGCACACCATCTGGTGTGGGCCAGTGAGCAGTTTGCCTGCGTGAGAGAGTTGAGGAAGTTATGTTGTTACCCGATTGGGCGGTACTGAATGCCGCAGTGGACTGGCTGGGCCATGGCCTGTGGGATCTGACCTGGTGGCAGATCGTGCTGTATACCCTGGCCACCACCCATGTCACGATTGCCGCCGTGACCATCTTCCTGCACCGGGCGCAGGCCCACCGCGCGCTGGATCTGCACGCCATCCCCTCCCATTTCTTCCGCTTCTGGCTGTGGGTCGGTACCGGCATGGTGACCAAGGAATGGGTGGCCATCCACCGCAAGCACCACGCCAAATGCGAAACGGTGGACGACCCCCACAGCCCGCAAACCCGGGGTCTGGACACTGTGATGTGGCGCGGGGCCGAGTTGTACCGGGCTGAGGCCAAAAATGCAGAAACACTGAAAAAGTTCGGTCATGGCACCCCTGACGACTGGATGGAGCGGAATGTGTACAGCCGCTTTACCTGGCAAGGCGTGGGCCTGATGCTGGTGCTGAACCTGGCGTTGTTTGGCGCTGCAGGTGCCGCCGTGTGGGCGGTGCAGATGGCGTGGATTCCCTTCTGGGCTGCGGGTGTCGTCAACGGGGTGGGGCACTTCTGGGGATACCGCAACTTTGAGGCGCAAGACGCCAGCACCAACCTCTCCCCCTGGGGCATCATCATTGGTGGGGAGGAACTGCACAACAACCACCACACCTATCCCACGGCCGCCAAGTTTTCGGTCAAACCCTACGAATTTGATATTGGCTGGGTCTACATCAGCCTGATGCGCAAGGTGGGCTGGGCCACCGTCAAAAAGGTGCCGCCCAAGCTGCAACTGGGCGAGGTCAAACCGGTGGCTGATGAAAAGACGCTGGAGGCCCTGATTGCCAACCGCTACGAGATGATGGCCGGTTACGCCCGCGGTGTGCGTCAGGCGTGCAAGGATGAAATGGCCGCCCTCAAGGCCAGGCATGGAGATGTCTCGGTTCTCAAGGCCGCCAAGCGCTGGCTGCACCGCGATGCTGAGAAAGTGCCGGCGGTGGCGCTGCCCCAGCTTGCCCAGGTGCGTGCGGCTTATCCTGCCTTGGACAAGATGGTCACCATGCGCGAGGAACTGCGCCAGCTCTGGCTCAACACGTCCCAGTCGCGTGAGCAGCTGACAGCAGACCTGCAGGCCTGGTGCCGTCGTGCCGAGGAAAGCGGGATCGCTGCCCTGCGTGATTTCTCGCTACGCCTGCGATCTGCCCAGGCCTGATTTGCCGCGCTGGGGCACGCCACGGCTCCAGCGCTGAAATTTCATCCATGCCCGGCGCAGGGCGTGGATGAGTTTGCTCACTTCCCACGCCGGGTCTGCAGCAGGCTCGGTGCACAGCAGCCGTGCCATGCCTTCGCCCCGGTGCTGCAGGCGCACCCATGTCGCGGATTCGTCTGCGTCGACCTCCAGAATCTGGCCCGGGTGCAACGTCAGTGTTCTTGCTGCCAACACCTGTCCGTACAGCAGCGGCCCCAGCGATGCTTCCACGCTGCCTTCAAGGACCTGCAAGCTTGCCCCCTTGCGCAGGCAAGTCAGCACGGGCTGGCAGTTTCCGATCTGCAGGGTGAAGGAGGAGGGTGGGACGCTCTGGATGGTGTGCTGGGGCTGCATGGAGGCTCCTTTGGTGCAGAAACAAGGGCCTCCAGCGTAAAAAAAGTGCGGCTTTTGCGGCAGACACACAGCGGGTCACTGGCAGGTAGAACAGTTGCTCTCTTGCGCGTGCTGTTATGGTGCAGATGCGCCTGTTCTGTATCTGTTGCGTTGGCTGCCGCGCAGGCATGATCGTTGTCGTCCCTGAACAGGCGCTGATCGACAGACTTCGTGCTTGCCATGACCCGTTCTGAAAACCGCACCGATTCCCCCCGTTATCGCCGTCTGGCTGCTTTGTATGAGCAGGCCATTGCGTCCGGCAGCCTGCAGCCTGGTATGCGTCTGCCTTCGGTGCGTGAGCTGTGCCAGCGCCATGACATCAGCCTGACCACCGCGCTGCAGGTGCTGCGTCATCTGGAGTCACAGGGCTGCGTGGAAGCGCGTGAGCGCGTGGGCTACTTCGTGCGGGAGCGGGGTGGCATGGCATTGCCCCGGGCGCGCGAGCCCGAGTTGCACGAACCCCTGCCCAGCGACCCCCGTGTGTTTGCGGGCATCAACGAGCGCATCTCCCTGTTTCTGGACAAGGCCCGCAGGGCAGGCCCCTTGCCGCTGGACCTGGGCAGTGCCATGCCGGCGCCGAGCCTGTTTGACGCGCAGGCCCTCAACCGGTTGGCGCACACGCTGCTGCGTGAGCAGCCGGACATTCTGGTCTACGGCCCCTCGGCCCCTACCACCCATCCCGAGTTTCAGCAGGCCATGGCGCGCCATGCGCTGGGTTTTGGGTTGAGCATTGCGCCGTCTGATGTGAGCGCCACACTGGGCAATTCCGAGGCGGTCAATCTGGCGCTGGATGCTGTGGCGGAGCCGGGCGACGTGATTGCAGTGGAGTCGCCAACGTTCTTTGGCATCTTGCAGGCCATCGAGGTGCGAGGCCTGCGTGCGCTGGAAATCCCGTGCAGCCCCCATACCGGCATGTCCCTGGAAGCGCTGGAACTGGCGGCACGCAATGAGCCGCGCCTCAAGGCCGTGGTGGTCGTGCCACATTTGCAAATGCCCCAGGGCAGTGTCATGCCTGACAGCCACAAGCAGCGGCTGGTCGCCTTGTGTGTGGAGTACGGTTTGGCGCTGATTGAAGACGATATCTACCGGGAGTTTGTGGAATCGCCTCACCCGCTACGCCCTGTCAAGGCGTGGGACCAACCCGGAGATGCCGGGCAGGTGATCTATTGCGCCTCACTCAGCAAGAGCTTTGCACCGGGCTTGCGCCAAGGGTGGATGAGTGCAGGCCGTTGGCATGCGCGTGTGCAGATGCTCAAGTTTGCGAGCACGCGCAACATGCAGACATGGTCACAACTGCTGGCGGCGCGCAGTGTGAATTCCCCCGGCTATGAACGCCACTTGCGCCGCATGCGCGTGCAACTGCGCTTGCAGCGCGAGCAGGCGGCACGGGCGATTGCACGCTACTTTCCACAAGGCACTCGGTTGAGCCTTCCGCCCGGCGGGCTCAGCCTGTGGCTGGAGTTGCCCGAGGGTATCTCGACCACCTTGCTGTATGACCAAGCGCTGCGTGCCGGAATACGCACCGCGCCAGGACCCATGTTCTCCAACACAGGGCGGTACGAGCATTTTTTGCGTCTGAGCTGCGGCATGCCGTTCACACCCCAGGTGGAGGCGGGTTATCGCACGCTGGGTGAGCTGATGGACCAGCAGTTGCAGCAGCCTCGGATTCACCGGGCTGCTTGAGCCACATCGCTGGCTGTTCCACAGCAGCGAGCGTCAAAACGGGCATAAAAAAACCGCCAAGCATTGCTGCCGGGCGGCTTTTTTGGGGGCAACGGGCTGAATTACTTCAGCTTCATTTCCTTGTATTCCACATGCTTGCGAGCCTTGGGATCAAATTTCATGATCAGCATCTTCTCGGGCATGGTCTTCTTGTTCTTGGTCGTCGTGTAGAAGTGGCCGGTACCCGCAGTGGATTCCAGCTTGATCTTGTCGCGTCCGCCTTTGCTTGCCATGATGGTGCTACTCCTTAAGCCTGGCCACGTGCACGCAGGTCTGCGAGCACGGAGTCGATACCGTTCTTGTCGATCAAACGCAGGGCAGCGCTGGAAACGCGCAGGCGAACCCAACGGTTTTCGCTTTCCACCCAGAAACGGCGATATTGCAGGTTCGGCAGGAACCGGCGCTTGGTTTTGTTGTTGGCGTGGGAAACGTTGTTCCCGACCATGGGCTTCTTGCCCGTTACGTCGCAGACGCGTGCCATGAGGACACTCCGATACTTTTATAACGGCCGCTCGCTGGGCCCCGGAGTCGTTGTCCCCAGGATGGCTTGCGGCCTCACCTCGCCAGAAAGGGTGGCGGTAACCCGATTGTTGAAACCAAAAAACCCGCTGCATGAACGGGCTGGATTCAGCAAAGCCGCAGATTATAGCCTGCAGCTTAAATTTTGATCAACCTTCTTGTTCAAGAAAGCGCTGCGCGTCCAGTGCGGCCATGCATCCCGTGCCTGCGCTGGTGATGGCTTGGCGGTACACATGGTCTTGCACGTCGCCTGCGGCAAACACCCCGGGCACGCTGGTCTGCGTGGCAAAACCCTTGAGGCCGCCCTGCGTGACGATATAGCCGTTGTCCATTTCCAGCTGGCCCTGGAAGATGTCGGTGTTAGGCGCGTGGCCGATGGCGATGAAGCAGCCCTTGAGCTCCACATCCTGGGTGCTGCCGTCCTGCGTGCTCTTGATGCGGATACCTGTTACGCCGGTGTCGTCGCCCAGCACTTCGTGCAGCGTGTGAAAGAGCTTGAGTTCGATCTTGCCCGCAGCGACCTTTTCGTTGAGCTTGTCGACCAGAATGGGCTCTGCCTTGAACTTGTCGCGGCGGTGCACCAGGGTGACCTTGCGTGCGATGTTGGACAGGTACAGAGCCTCTTCCACCGCCGTGTTGCCGCCACCCACCACGCACACATCCTGGTCGCGGTAGAAGAAACCGTCACAGGTGGCACAGCCCGACACGCCGCGGCCCATGAAGGCCTCTTCAGAGGGCAGGCCCAGGTATTTGGCCGATGCGCCGGTGGCGATGATCAGTGAGTCGCAGGTGTAGGTGCCGCTGTCGCCGGTGAGGGTGAAGGGGCGCTTGCTGAAGTCGACCTTGTTGATGTGGTCAAAGATGATCTGGGTCTTGAAGCGCTCTGCGTGCTCCAGAA from Acidovorax sp. DW039 harbors:
- a CDS encoding fatty acid desaturase, encoding MLLPDWAVLNAAVDWLGHGLWDLTWWQIVLYTLATTHVTIAAVTIFLHRAQAHRALDLHAIPSHFFRFWLWVGTGMVTKEWVAIHRKHHAKCETVDDPHSPQTRGLDTVMWRGAELYRAEAKNAETLKKFGHGTPDDWMERNVYSRFTWQGVGLMLVLNLALFGAAGAAVWAVQMAWIPFWAAGVVNGVGHFWGYRNFEAQDASTNLSPWGIIIGGEELHNNHHTYPTAAKFSVKPYEFDIGWVYISLMRKVGWATVKKVPPKLQLGEVKPVADEKTLEALIANRYEMMAGYARGVRQACKDEMAALKARHGDVSVLKAAKRWLHRDAEKVPAVALPQLAQVRAAYPALDKMVTMREELRQLWLNTSQSREQLTADLQAWCRRAEESGIAALRDFSLRLRSAQA
- the rpmB gene encoding 50S ribosomal protein L28; the encoded protein is MARVCDVTGKKPMVGNNVSHANNKTKRRFLPNLQYRRFWVESENRWVRLRVSSAALRLIDKNGIDSVLADLRARGQA
- a CDS encoding PLP-dependent aminotransferase family protein; amino-acid sequence: MTRSENRTDSPRYRRLAALYEQAIASGSLQPGMRLPSVRELCQRHDISLTTALQVLRHLESQGCVEARERVGYFVRERGGMALPRAREPELHEPLPSDPRVFAGINERISLFLDKARRAGPLPLDLGSAMPAPSLFDAQALNRLAHTLLREQPDILVYGPSAPTTHPEFQQAMARHALGFGLSIAPSDVSATLGNSEAVNLALDAVAEPGDVIAVESPTFFGILQAIEVRGLRALEIPCSPHTGMSLEALELAARNEPRLKAVVVVPHLQMPQGSVMPDSHKQRLVALCVEYGLALIEDDIYREFVESPHPLRPVKAWDQPGDAGQVIYCASLSKSFAPGLRQGWMSAGRWHARVQMLKFASTRNMQTWSQLLAARSVNSPGYERHLRRMRVQLRLQREQAARAIARYFPQGTRLSLPPGGLSLWLELPEGISTTLLYDQALRAGIRTAPGPMFSNTGRYEHFLRLSCGMPFTPQVEAGYRTLGELMDQQLQQPRIHRAA
- the rpmG gene encoding 50S ribosomal protein L33 — encoded protein: MASKGGRDKIKLESTAGTGHFYTTTKNKKTMPEKMLIMKFDPKARKHVEYKEMKLK
- the trxB gene encoding thioredoxin-disulfide reductase, with amino-acid sequence MSTTQHAKVLILGSGPAGYTAAVYAARANLNPVLITGMAQGGQLMTTTEVDNWPADVHGVQGPDLMQRFLEHAERFKTQIIFDHINKVDFSKRPFTLTGDSGTYTCDSLIIATGASAKYLGLPSEEAFMGRGVSGCATCDGFFYRDQDVCVVGGGNTAVEEALYLSNIARKVTLVHRRDKFKAEPILVDKLNEKVAAGKIELKLFHTLHEVLGDDTGVTGIRIKSTQDGSTQDVELKGCFIAIGHAPNTDIFQGQLEMDNGYIVTQGGLKGFATQTSVPGVFAAGDVQDHVYRQAITSAGTGCMAALDAQRFLEQEG